The DNA segment ACCTGAGCCTTAGCCATCTCTCTTACCCGCCACCACTCCTCATTGGAGTCATCAATGACTGTGATCTTCTCTCCAGGCCTGGGACAGGAAGGAAGGGGCCTCTGAGATTCAGGGACCTTACACATTCAGTCCCTTGGCTGTGCCCAGGTCCAGCCCCAGATAGGCTCCATGCCCTGAGTACCCCCTTTTCCTTTCCCATAGGGAACTGGGCTCTCCCCTCTCCATTCCCAGTACACCCCCACCCCAATTCTAAGGTCTCTCACGGGAAATCCAGatcgtccttctccagggctttgAATCGATAGAGAGCCACAAAGTAATGAGATTGCTGGAAGCCAGGCTGCTTGTGCTGAGGGTGAAAGGGGGTGAAGAGtctcagggctcctctgtcccacacTGAGGGGCAGGAGGCCAAGGCAGGGACATTTTCCAGACACGCTACATTCCACCTCTCTTCTGTGTCCCTGAACTGAGAGGAATGTGTTGGTCACATGTGTGTATGGGTGAGGTGGTGAAGAGGGCAGGTTAAGGATTGGAACCCATGGAATATGTGTGAGTGCTGTCAGACCTGGGTTGGGGAGAGGACCGGGGTCCCCTTAGGGAGAAAAGATTCTCACTTTGTCATCAGGTGTCTTCTTTTCAGCTTTCTTATCCCCTTCAGGGTTTCCTAGAATGGGAAACACTGACAAATTGTCTCTGGCTTTTGGGCAGTAGCCCTCAGTCCCTTACCTTTCTGTTCCAGGGCCTCTTATCTCTTATCTCCCTTTGGCTCTCCATCCCTGGGGCCATGACTGAGCCCCAGCCCTCCTCCATCTCAATGGACAGAGGTGGGTGTTACTCACCATCCTGGGGTTTGCCTTCCTCTGGTCTGGCAGACTCTGGCTCCTCTTCCATCATGGCCGCTAGAGACTGGAGAGGGCACCAGCATTAGGAAGATGCTGTCTTGAAAACCCACATTGCCCTGGCTGTCAAGTCAGTCCAGAGAACTACAGAATAGGATCTCAGGTTTGGAAGAAGCCTTGGAGGAAGTATCTAGCCAACCACCTGCCTACTGCAGGGACTTGCTCTGAAACGTCCTGCTAGGTTACCACCTAAATTGTGTTTGAATGTAGGTGACAGGAAGTTCACTACCTTGCAAAAATCCTTGTCTTTTatgtaatgtctgcttttcaaaatattaCACCGTGTAAGAGAAAAACAGGCAGCACAATTTTTGTAATTCCTTTAAGACGATTGAACCTGAGCGGGCTAGCCTCTCTGGAAGCAGTCAGATCACATTGATAGTACCTTAGAAGTCATGGCTCACTCCACAGAAATCCCTAATTTGCACCTAACCTCCATATCAACTACTTTGAGGCCAGATCTCTAGTTGTGTTTTTgtgcagttgatttttttttttgatccaagAACAGTTAGgtattttttccaaaaattttgGATTATTAGTTCTTGGTCTTTCTGCTCGTCTGTAAGGTTTTTGAATATATTATTCAGTGTATAAGTTATCCCTCATAGGTTTCCTACAAACTTCATGGGACATACCATTTATATCTTCATTTGTAGCAGTGAGAAAAATGTCCATAGGTGAGAACCAAGGACTAAAGCAGGTCAAAAAGCATCAGAAACCTCCCTACAGTTGGAAACTCCCTAAAGGACCAGGATCCTTTGGGTGCTGTCATTCAACTAATTTTACGAATCCATCTAACTGTGATCATTATCCACATTAGTCCATCCTTGTCCAGAAAGATATAAGGATATGCTAACAAATCCCTTGCTGAGCTGAATACAAGTCTATTGTATTACCAATCTAGGAAATGAAGGTGCTCTTGGCCACAAgctttgtgtctcagtttcctcatctttaggaTAGATGAGTCAGAACAGATTGTCTTCATGGGCCCTTATGGGGTTCTAGAATGGCATGACAAGTTCTCCTTCCCAAATCCAAAAGCATAGATCGCTTCTGTTGCCTGGCAATGCCAGAGGCCTAGGTCCTAGCCTTTAGTTGAATTATGGTGGTTAATCTGACAAGTTCAGAAGGGAGTTCCTAGAGTAAACACATGCTATAAGGAGATGCTAAACTGAGGCCCTTTAAAACCGCACACAGAAATTTGTCTGTTGGGTTGTGTGCAGTTTTAGGGGAAAAGGATCCCTACTTTTGTCAGCTTTCCAGAGAGGAGACAGGACCTGCTCACTGGGCTCTTGGGAATGGATCTCAGTAGGAAGATTGGGTGCTCACATTTTTCTTATCTGCCTGTCCCTTCTTCCGTTCTTTGTTTGCCATGATCACCCCAGTGCGAAGAGTTTCAAACACAGGGTCATTGCGATTGGCAGAAGCTAGTTGGAATGGGAGAAGAAAAGAGATATTagtggggaggcaggaagaggCTTAGAGGAAAAAGAGACCACCTAAGTAAGGGAGAGATGGGATTGAGTAATAGATACTCgagtgtgtgtgtttagaatTAGAAAAGTGTCAGCTGGGTATACCTAGATCATCAATTTATAAAGAACTCTAAAGACATCACTGGAAATATGATGGAGAAAAATATTTACCAGCGCTCCTTCCAGGCCGAGTATTATATGTTGTTGGAAAGACAACTCTAGTAATAAGTTGCTTGGGAGCTGGGGAATGCTCAGCACCACTCTTTTCAAGGAGTGGGTCCTTTGTGTAACTGTTGGCTTTTATTCCTCTGAGTGGCATGTGCAAGCTGGGGTACTACCAGCAGTGggttcttctttttttccatccATGCTCCTCACAGAGAGTTCAGTCTCTTCTCCAGATAAAGGTTGAGCAAATTatcaatgaatacatttttaaggGGTGCCAAATTATGAATCTTCCCAGGATGCCCACAGCTCTTGATCTGGCCCTGAGTCtggcattattttgtaataaggagATGAGAGTGTAGTTCATGGTTACAAATGGCTTTGCATAGAAAGAGCACAGAGTTTGAATTCAGGCAGATGAAAGTTTCAGTCTCTTCTTTACCATATAGAGCTAAATCTTATCTACCCCAGCCATAAAACACGGGGATACTGACTTTGTATCCAAGATGACTAAAACACTAGATTGAGTGAAAACGATGGGAAATAGAGTGTTTCAGAATTTGGCTTCCAAATCTGGAGACAGTGATGAAAGCACCTCTAGGCTTTCCCACTCCCTCAGGTTCCATACGGGGCACTTACAGAGATCTTTGACACAAGCGTACTGCTGGTTGCTGTAGAGTGGAGAGCTATAGGCCCGATGGAAACCAGGGGGCTGTAGGATTGGACAGGAGACAACATTAGCGATATGAGGCAGGGCCCAGAACCCCATCTCTCCCACAAGTACTTGCCCCTTCTTGGAGTGAGAGATGGGCTGAGGAAGAAAAAGCAGGGAAatgggtgggatgacttgaggaGGGACTGGCAGAAGAGGAAGCTGgccatatgtcccctcccttctaCTTTCTTGCTCCCCAGAGCCTACTCACGATCTTGCCGAAGCATCTCTGCATCTCCACGTAGGACTGGCAGTGTTCGTGGATGTTGGTTTTGCAGTTCTTACAGCGAAGCCCAAATTTGTTGTTGACTTGGGAGATGGAGAGAATGCTGGGTGAGGCTCCTGGTTTCCCTCCCGCTTTGAAGGGCTGCTGCTACTCTAGCTCCCAGGTCCCTTTTCTGTCTGGGAGCCAACACTGTCTCTAAGTATTTTCTTAGAGCCAGATCTTGCCACAGCCTGTCTGATAAGACAAATACTTCTCTCCTAAACCTGTTCCCCCACCCTTGCCTTCAACAGCACACTCTCCACTTCCCTTCGTGACTCACGCACAATCATCCGGGCACAGACATCACAGAACTTGGGCTTCTTGAAGAAATGATCTTTGAATTTGTGAGGTTTATCATTAACAAGCTTAGGAGGCTCTGGGGGtggctcctcctcttcctcctcttcttcctcctcttcctcatagATGTAGTAGATGGGCCCACCTCCAGCTCCCACTGCCTCCCCATTGGCCTGGGGCTCTGGGGGAAGCTCCATCTCCTTTGTCCCTGTAGACTCCTTCCTGAATAGCTGTTTCAGCCGCTGTAGCTGAGGGAGGGAGATCCAGTGTTGAAAGAACTGTCTTGCTTTCTAGAGTAGGTAAGGCTGAGGCTATCTATACATTTTTCTACCTGGGACAAGGGCCACACTCCAGGATTAGGGGGTGTGGGGGCTGCGGGTGCTGTTGAGCATTTTAACAGTAAGATTTTAACATATACAAGTGAGATCAATTCAAGCACTTTTCTTCAAGAGCTGCAGGGgctccccagctccccacccccagtggTCAGAGGCCCAGACTCACCCCACCCTTCCGAGTCTCTGATGGAAAAGAGGAGGACTCCAGCACCTCCTTTTCTGTCATCCTGCAAGAAGTTGGACCCACCGTGAAATCTCATCCCCAGCTGCCATTCTTCCCTCCCTTATTCCTGTCCCTTGTAGTAGGGTGGTCCTTGAAGGGGAGGCTTTGTGAGAAATTTGGTTAAAAAGAGATCCTTTCACAAGGTTTATGAGCAGGGAGGGCCAGAGAAAAGCCCAGCAGACTAAAGAACTTCCCAACTAGCTCCTCAAACCAGTTAAGCATCCTTCTGCCCTGAGGGACAACCCAAGTTTACAGCCCCAAGGCTGCATGGTTTAGGGATTTTCCTACAGATACTTTGTTTCTCCTGGAAACCTGGGGCAACAGAAATGTGACACACACACCTTCCTAGATCCTCTTTCAAGAGGCTTAATGTGTGTGTCCATAAGCATGCGTGGAGGGATGGGCTGAGGACAGTTGTTCTCCTCTAGCTCTCTCGTGAGCCCTGGGGGCCCAGTGCCTAGTTCCCAGCCTGCCTCAGGCTTCAGCTATTTTAAGTTTTCAGAGTAATATGAGCCTTTCCTTCCCTTACTGCTCCATTCTCCtgatcccacccccaccccaccctccaatCCTAGCTCTTATCCTGGAGTAGCATAATAAATTCACTCCTAAAACCCAAACTACTCACAAACAAGGAGAGAAATGAAGAAGCTGAATAGACTATGGATTGGGGAAGCTTGGGTGAGCAATCCTGGAAATGGAAAGAGGATGAAGAGGCAACTTACGTTTGGGATTCCCTAAGTCAGTTCACAGCCTGCAGAGGAAAAGAGGGAGCCCCTGTGATCTTGATGGTGGTGCTGGGGGAGGACTGGTCGTCTTCCTTGGGGGCTAAGCCCCCCCAGTACCCTCTGTACTCACACCAGCTACCCAGACGGTGTTTGTAGACCTCCTAGCCTCTTGCCTTGGTGTCAGAGCTGAAATGACAGGGCTAGAGGAAAGTGGACAGCTGAGGGACACAGCTGACACAGAGAAATTGGACACGGGGCGGGCTGGACCCTAACTCCTCCCACCCCCCCGAGTGCTGCTGCCCAGTTTTTCATCTATGGTGTGCAGGTCAGAACTGGCTAAATTCAGGAAGGCACTGTCCATACCGCATACTCATGTGCATGAATTTTTTGGGGGGTTGCTCCATatagcttgtggaatcttagttccctgactgggaatcgaacctgggcccagtgaaagctcagagtcctaaccactggactgccaaggaattccctcatGAGAGTGACTTTAAATAACTAAAGGTAAAGATGAATTATAAACAGCCTTCTTCATCTCCTTATCCCAAGGTCCAAACACCTCCCCAGTTCTACTCTCTCTGGAATCTAGCTTTCAACCTCTCAGCCACTGCTTCTTGTGGCCACGTGTTTTTAATAGCCTCAAGCACTGATCTAGCCTCCAATCTTTAGGAAGGAAAGGGCTTGCAAACTGGTGAAGAAAGGAAAACTTGAATTTTCAGAACTCCTCAAAATCAGCTGATTGCTTTTCTATCCACGGGAAGCTGGAAGAGTGCCTTGCTGCTATTCTGTGAGGGAGTCAAGAACCTGTGGTACTGCTCTGTTCCCTGCAGTAGCCTCAGAAGTATCTGTCCCCTATCCCCCTAAAATCTTGTCCTCGGGGTGAATGGAATtctaaaagctattttaaaaagccAGGCTGGGACTTCCATTTGAGAGGTTCTGGGGGAGTGAGGGTCTAATGATGACATAGAGATTGTTCTGTTAATGTTGGACAAAGCAACAGCTGTCACACAGGGAGTCTTTGTCATCTGTCATGTGCCCTTTCCCATCTGCAAACTCTTGGAGGTAGGATGGCCAAGCCTCATGCTTCCTTCGTCATTCTGATTCCCTGATTCCAtctccttcctctgctgcccTGGCATATGAACCAAGGGGTCAAATATATATCTGGCAGTGTTATCTCACAGGGATGCAGCCTTTTCCTAGTCTGAGCTATGACATGGTTGAAAAAGGAGATACTCCCATCTCAGAGGAGAGTAATTTGGAGACGGTAATGTCGTGTTGCTTTATCCTGTGTATCTGCAAGAAGTAAAGGATTATGTTAGAGGTTGGGTCAGACTAACTTCAGAGGAGGCTGGCTAGAGAGAGACTGCTATCCAGACCTCAGGGATTTCCATGGCAATGTGCTATGCATTTCTACCtactgctcttttttctttttttaaggggaGGGTGACATTGAGAAGGGGCTGCTGGATGGTTCTGGGTCAACAGACTCTTTAACGGCCCTGGTCTGACTGGTTGAACAACAGGGTTAGCTTTGTGAAGACAGAGGAGAGCTCTATCTTATGGGCACGTGACTTCTGTTCTTCACCTTTCTTCAGCTGCACAGGACAGGGACTGCTAAGCACACCTGGACAGTATGGCATCTTGGCATAGCACGTTCAACTGACACAGCTTTTAAGAAACATGCAATCCTGTTCCTATCAGGTAGAACCCAGCCCTCTGGCTTTGGAGTTAAAGAAAGGCCCAAGTCCTCGAAGAGTTTTCAGAAGAGATGGGCAGGTATGAGGCCAGCATCTTGACCCAGTTTTGACCTCACTCACACCCCTCTGGCTTAGCTACCAGAACCCTAAATGAATATCACAGAATTAACAGGGTGGAAGGAACCTGGAGGTCACCTAGTTAGTCCAAGTCTCTTGTTTTACTGGTAAGAACTCAGAGATCCAGTGTCTAGAGTGATGTACTTGATAAACTACAGTTTGTGGCAGAGTCCTGTCAGAGACCTGGCCATCTATCAGAAACACTTGTTAAGGAGGATGGGATGCAGGGAACTGTGTTAGGCAGATATGTGTGCATATGCCAGAGAAAGCCATCCAGCCCACACCAAACCCACCCAGCCCCCATCCACACCAGGGTGGCAACAGGAAACAGGGACTGATGtccagtgacagatttttttttttatatttaaaaacaaaatcaacctCCCCCCAAAGAACccccaacaaacaaaaaatcagattaaataaaatttacagtGAATATACCCAGCAAACATCTGTATGTGCAATTAAATACTGTGTCTGTTACTGCGGCACAAACCTCAAACAAACAATATACAAGTGTtctgggggcggggcgggtggAAGGAGGCCCAAGTTTAAACTCTGTGGGGTTTGGAGAGACAAGATGGGGTGAGAGAAAGGGGaaatcaattttgttttt comes from the Bubalus kerabau isolate K-KA32 ecotype Philippines breed swamp buffalo chromosome 1, PCC_UOA_SB_1v2, whole genome shotgun sequence genome and includes:
- the STAC3 gene encoding SH3 and cysteine-rich domain-containing protein 3 isoform X3, with product MTEKEVLESSSFPSETRKGGLQRLKQLFRKESTGTKEMELPPEPQANGEAVGAGGGPIYYIYEEEEEEEEEEEEPPPEPPKLVNDKPHKFKDHFFKKPKFCDVCARMIVLNNKFGLRCKNCKTNIHEHCQSYVEMQRCFGKIPPGFHRAYSSPLYSNQQYACVKDLSSANRNDPVFETLRTGVIMANKERKKGQADKKNSLAAMMEEEPESARPEEGKPQDGNPEGDKKAEKKTPDDKHKQPGFQQSHYFVALYRFKALEKDDLDFPPGEKITVIDDSNEEWWRIVVQKGDETGGYVKVYTGRKVGLFPTDFLEEI
- the STAC3 gene encoding SH3 and cysteine-rich domain-containing protein 3 isoform X1, which codes for MTEKEVLESSSFPSETRKGGLQRLKQLFRKESTGTKEMELPPEPQANGEAVGAGGGPIYYIYEEEEEEEEEEEEPPPEPPKLVNDKPHKFKDHFFKKPKFCDVCARMIVLNNKFGLRCKNCKTNIHEHCQSYVEMQRCFGKIPPGFHRAYSSPLYSNQQYACVKDLSSANRNDPVFETLRTGVIMANKERKKGQADKKNSLAAMMEEEPESARPEEGKPQDGNPEGDKKAEKKTPDDKHKQPGFQQSHYFVALYRFKALEKDDLDFPPGEKITVIDDSNEEWWRGKIGEKVGFFPPNFIIRVRAGERVHRVTRSFVGNREIGQITLKKDQIVVQKGDETGGYVKVYTGRKVGLFPTDFLEEI
- the STAC3 gene encoding SH3 and cysteine-rich domain-containing protein 3 isoform X2, yielding MTEKEVLESSSFPSETRKGGLQRLKQLFRKESTGTKEMELPPEPQANGEAVGAGGGPIYYIYEEEEEEEEEEEEPPPEPPKLVNDKPHKFKDHFFKKPKFCDVCARMIVLNNKFGLRCKNCKTNIHEHCQSYVEMQRCFGKIPPGFHRAYSSPLYSNQQYACVKDLSSANRNDPVFETLRTGVIMANKERKKGQADKKNSLAAMMEEEPESARPEEGKPQDGNPEGDKKAEKKTPDDKHKQPGFQQSHYFVALYRFKALEKDDLDFPLWCKKAMKPAATSRSTPAARWGCSPPTFWRRFRRADACQWEIPKPHSGQAQWRLGRKGAKATTWLG